Part of the Pseudodesulfovibrio mercurii genome is shown below.
GACCAGCGTCCCGACCGGTCCCCGGACCTGTCCGGGCCGGGAGACCACCGCCCAGGGGGCGGCCTCGGCCCGTTCCGGCCCCTTCACGCCCCCGCCGACCACGCTGTCGAGGATTCGGCTCAACTGCGCCTTGGTCACGGCATCCATGCCGGTCAGGGCGAGGGTCTCGGCCATCTCTCCGGCCATGGCGGAGACGGCGGCGAGCACGTCCGCCCGATCGGGCGCGGCCATCCTCCCCGCCCAGTCCGAAAGCCGCCCGCAGACGGCCGTCACGGCCCCCGCGTCCACCGGGCTGCGCTGGTCGTGGCGCGAAAGGCCGGTCCAGAAGGCGACCTCCTCCAGCAGATCCCGGCCGTTCTCCCGTCCGGCGGCCCATTCCGCGCACCGCGCGAGGGCCTTTTCCCACCGGGGGCCGCCGAGGCCGGGATGGGCGGTCAGGGCGTCCAGGAGATGCCGGGCCAGGACCGGATGGATCGGGCTCAGGGGGGCGGTCAGCAGGTCGATCAGGGCCGAGGGGGAAAACGGTTTCCAGAGCAGGGCGAGGCCGATGGGCAACAACTGCAAGGCCGTCCGCTGCGCGGACCGCGCGGATTGCCCCGTCACGGGCAGCCCCTGGCGCCTGAGCGCCGTGTCCAGTGACTGGCCGTCGCTTTCCGCCAGGAGCACGACGTCCTCCGGAGACGGATGCGTGTCCAGCCAGGAGGCGAGAAGTTCCCCGGCCTCTTCGAGACTTGTCGTGCGGAGGACCCGGACAGCCGGACTGTTCCCTTCCGGGAAGCCCTGGCCCCGAAGCACCCCGTCCTGTTCGATCAACCGGACTCCGGCCTCCTCGAGCCGGGCGAAGAGCCGCCGCCAGGCCGAAGGCCACAGGCGGAGTTCCGCCTCAAGCGTCAGGGAGGACAACCCGCCGAGCCCCCAATCGGCGATGCGCGCGCCGATCGCGTCGATGCGTTCGGCGAGCCCCGGGGAGAGTTCCGCGGCCCGGGCTGCGTCGCGCAGCTCCCGCAGACGGCCCGTCGTCTCGGCGGAACCGTCCCAGCCCGCCATGCGCAACCCGTCCAGTTCGGCGAGAAGATGCCGGGCCGTGGACCAGGCGTCGGCCTTGAGCGACTGCGAATAGAAGGGTTCCGGACTGCCGTCGCAGGCCTTCAGCCCCCGTTGGAACTGGGCGATTCGATGCGTCTGGTTGTGCCGTTGCGGGGCCATTCCCAAACGGGTCTCCAGGACCGAAACGAGTCCCAGGGGACCGACCACTGCGACGCCTTCGGCCGCGTCCCTGCCAGCGAGGGCATCGGGCCATGCCCCGGAATCGTACTGGGGGCCAACAATCAGATCCATATTCAACCTCTGCGACCGATGTCCGTTTCACCTGTTCCGCGCCGCCGGTGCGCGTTGTCGTCCCGGCGGACGTACCCGCCGTCCTGTGCGGCCGTTGGGGACACATCGATTTCCCGTTCAACGAGTTGTATTTTCAACATGGCGATAACATGATGCTTTTTAACTATCCAGGAACAATTTCAGGATTATCGTTGACGCAAATTCCAGAATACGGAATACGGAGCCGATATCTTCAGTGCAAGGAGTGACGCCATGCCCCCGAAGTTGGACCCGACGACCACGTCGGCGCAGAAGCTGATCAGCCTGTACAGCCTGTTGCTGTTTACCGGGCGGACCTATTCCCTGACCGGTCTGGCCCGGCATCTCGACTGTTCCAAGCAGACGATCCTGCGGCTGGTGGACGCCCTTGAGGCCGGATCGTGGGCGCGCATCGAATCCTTCCGCAAGGGCGGGCAGCGCTGGTACCGGATGGTGCTTCCCGAGCAGCGACCGAAACTGTCGCTGGCCCCGGAGGAGATGCAGAAGCTGGCCCTGTGCAGGGATCTCGTCCTGCACCTGCTGCCCCCTTCGCTCCGGGAGAGCGTGGGGAACTCGCTGTCCAAGACGGGCGTCATGTTGCCCGACCTGTCCCGGCGGGCCGAGGCCCTGCGCCCCGTGGCCGCGTCCAGGACAAAGGGGAAGGTCGATTACGCGTCGTTCCAGGACCGGCTCGAGGCGCTGCTGGCGGCCGTTCACGGACGCAACATCTGCGAACTGACCTACCATGCGGCGAACGCGTCCGAACCCAAGTCGTACCATTTCGCCCCCATGCGGCTGGTCTGTTTCCACGACGCCCTCTACGTCCTGGGGCACGTGGTCTCACCGTCGAGCCCGTGGGAGATCCGCCACACCATAACCCTCGCGGTGCAGCGGCTGGTGGACATCGCGGTCACCGCCGACGTCCACGATTTCCCGCCGGTCGAGGAAGGCGCGGGCAGCTTCGGTTTCATGCCGGGGACGAGATTCCGCGTGGTCGTCCGGTTCGACGAGAGCGTGGCCCGTTACGTGTCCGAACGGGTCTGGAGCGAGGACCAGGCCGTGACCCTCCGCAAGGACGGCTCTCTGGACCTGGCCATGAGCGCCACCAGCCGGTCCGAGGTCCTGGCCTGGGTCCTCGGTTTCGGCGAATTGGCCGAAATCCTGGAACCGGCGGAACTGCGGGAGGCCATTGCGGAAAAAATGGAATCCATGCTGGCGGCCTACAGGTAGACTGCCCGAAAGGGACTGCACGCGTCGGTCGCCACCGCCCACCGTATCCCCGGAGTCCGAGCAGCCTCCCTCGCCAAGGGCTGCGCAAGGATTTTCCACTTCGGGTCTGCAAGGGGGGGGCATGTCGATGCGGGATTTCCCACAAGCGAACAGGCCTCGGTCCCGCCTTTCAAATGGGGAAAACACGACACGGGATACGATGCGCACGGAGAAGTATTTCGGAAAAGCCCCGTTTCCAGGCTATTTCCCGCTGGGGCCAAAGAAAAAGGGCTCCGGATGATTTCCGAAGCCCTTAATTTTCGTGTGGTGGAGCTGGAGGGAATTGAACCCACGACCTCTTGAATGCCATTCAAGCGCTCTCCCAACTGAGCTACAGCCCCACGTCGTTGGGTGGAGGGTAATTATCCAAGGGGCGGACGGTTGTCAACCGGAAAATCAACGCCCGGTCTTGTGGATTGATTCGGGCGCGGTCTTGCGGTAGGAATTGAGGCTGGTCGGAATCATTGGGAGAATCAATGGGCCAGGTCCTCAAAAAAATCGTCATCAAATTGCTCTGGGTGGGCGTGGTCTTTCTCGGGATCACGGTCATCAGCTTCTGGGTCATCCATCTGGCCCCGGGCTCGCCCACGGACCTGCAGACCACGCTCAACCCCGAGGCGGGTGTGGAGGCGCGGCTGCAGCTCGAAAAGCTCTACGGCCTGGACCAGCCCCTGCACGTGCAGTACGTGGGCTGGCTGAAGCGGCTGGTGCGCCTCGATTTCGGCCAGTCCATGTCCGGCGACCACCGGCCGGTCTGGGACAAGATCAAGGAGCGGCTGCCCCTGACCTTCGGCATGAACGTGGCCTCCCTGATCCTGACCCTGCTCATCGCCGTGCCCATCGGCGTGGCCGCGGCCTGGTGGCGTGGCGGGGCCTTCGACAAGATCTCCACGGTCATCGTCTTCATCGGCTTCGCCATGCCCGGCTTCTGGCTGGCCCTGCTGCTCATGCTCTGGCTGGGCATAGCCTGGCCCATCCTGCCCATCTCCGGCCTGACCTCCATGGGCTTCGCGTCCATGTCCGGCCCCGAACAGTGGTGGGACGTGACCAAGCACCTGATCCTGCCCATCTTCATCTACACCTCGGGCTCCTGGGCGGGCATGTCCCGGTTCATGCGCTCGTCCATGCTCGAAGTCCTGCGCCAGGACTACATCATGACCGCGCGGGCCAAGGGGCTGTCCAGCCGCGTGGTCCTGTTCAAGCACGCCCTGCGCAACGCGCTCATGCCGGTCATCACCATCCTCGGCCTGTCGGTCCCGGCCCTCATCGGCGGGTCGGTGATCATCGAGTCCATCTTCGCCCTGCCCGGCCTGGGCCAGCTCTTCTACCAGGCGGTCATGGCCCGCGACTACCCGCTGATCATGGGCTCCCTCGTGCTCGGCGCGGTCCTGACCCTGGCGGGCAACCTGCTGGCCGACGTGGGCTACGGCCTGGCCGATCCGCGCATCCGCGTGGGCAGCGGGAGGGATCGATGAAACGCCGCCCGCTCAAGCGCGTCTCGCCCTGGGCGCGCCACGCCCTGCTCGTGCTCGGCGCGCTCATCGTCGGGGTCATGTCCGTGGGGGCCGTCTTCGCCCCGCTCATCGCGCCCTACGACCCCAATTTCATCAACGTGGACGCCCTGCTCCTGCCGCCCTCGGCGGCCCACCTCATGGGCACGGACGCGCTCGGCCGCGACGTGTTCTCGCGCATCCTGTTCGGCGGGCGCGTGTCCCTGTGGGTCGGATTCGTGGCCGTGGGCATCGCCACCTCCATCGGCGTGGTCCTCGGCCTGGTGGCGGGCTACTTCGGGCGCGTGGTGGACGAGATCATCATGCGCGGGGTGGACGTCATGCTCTGCTTCCCGTCGTTCTTCCTCATCCTGGCGGTCATCGCCTTCCTGGAGCCGAGCCTGACCAACATCATGATCGTCATCGGCCTGACCGGCTGGATGGGCGTGGCCCGGCTGGTCCGCGCCGAGACCCTGACCATCCGCGAGCGGGACTACGTCCTGGCCGCCCGCGCAGCCGGGGCCGGGGCCGGACGGATCATCTTCCGCCACATCATGCCCAACGCGCTCGGCCCGGTGCTGGTCTCCGCCACCCTGGGCGTGGCCGGGGCCATACTGACCGAGTCCTCGCTCTCCTTCCTGGGGTTGGGCGTGCAGCCGCCCGACGCCTCCTGGGGCAACATCCTCATGGAGGGCAAGGAGGTCCTGGGCATCGCCTGGTGGCTGTCGGTCTTCCCCGGCATGGCCATCCTGGTGACCGTGCTCGGCTACAATCTGCTCGGCGAGTCCCTGCGCGACCTCCTCGACCCGAGGCTCAAGCAGTGATCCGCATCCGCCAGGCCCGCCCCGGCGAGGAAGCCCTGATCGCCGGGATCATCCGCGACTCCATGCTGGCCTCCTACGCCCGCTTCCTGCCCGCGCCCGTGTTCCAGCGGCTCATGGACATGGACCGCCCGGCCCAGGTGGCCGAGGCCAACGGCCCGGACTTTCTCATCGCCGAAGCGGACGGCGTCCCGGCGGGCGCGCTGCTGCGCAGGGATGACTACGTGGACCACCTCTGGACCCACCCGGACCACATGGGCCGGGGCGTGGGCTCCGCCCTGCTGGCCCATGCCGAGGCGGACGCCGCCCGGGCAGGATACGGCCGGCTGACCCTGGACTGCCTGCAGCGCAACGAAAAGGCGGCGGCCTTCTACCGCGCACGGGGCTACGCCGTGGAGCGGACCTACACCGCCGCCAACCACCTGGCCGGGGAGCGCGTCCACTTCATGGTCAAGGCGCTCCCCCCGACGGGGGCGTGACCATGCGCCGCCCGACAACGTTTATCTTCCCCTTCCCGATCTGCCTGCTGATCTGCCTGCTCGCCCTGGCGACCGCGCGTCCGGCCCTGGCCGGAACCGAGCTGCCCGAGACCATCGTGCTCTCGCCCGAGGTCCTGAACCGGGCCCGCCAGCAGGCCTGGGCCCGGGACCGGACGGTGGGCCGGGCCGTGGCCGCGCTCACGGCCCGGGCCGACTCGGCCATGAAGGCGGCGGTGGAGCCCGTCCCGGCCAGGCCCGAACCCGGTGGGAACCGCATGACCCGCGCCTACCGCTCCCTGTCCCCCTACTGGTGGCCCGACCCGCAGGCGAAAAACGGCCTGCCCTACGTGCGCCGCGACGGCGAGCGCAACCCCGAGGCCGACTCGGACCGCTACGACCGGGGACGGCTGACGCGCATGGCGCGGACGGTGCGCACCCTGGCCCTGGCCTGGTATTTCACGGGCGACGAGCGCTACGCCGCGCGCGCCACGGCCCACGTGCGGGCCTGGTTCTGCGACCCGGCCACGCGCATGATCCCGGACCTGGACCACGCCCAGATGCGCCCCGGCCTCGACCAGGGCAACCGCACCGGGATCATCGAGACGGCGACGCTCATCCCCGTGTGCGACGCGGTCCGGCTCCTGGAGCCCTCCCAGGCCTGGACCCGAACCGACACCCGCCGCCTGCGGGAGTGGTTCGGCCAGTACCTGGGCTGGCTCCTGCGGAGCGACCCAGGCCGGGCCGAGGCCGCCTCCCTGAACAACCACGGCACCTGGTTCGACGCCCAGGTGGCGGTCTTCGCCCTGTTTCGCGGCGACCGCGAGCTGGCCCGCGAGGTGGCCGGACTGACCGGCAACCGGCGCATCTCCACCCAGATCCTGCCCGACGGGACCATGCCGCGTGAGCTCGAACGCACCCGGCCGCGCCACTACACCTTCTTCAACCTGGAGGCGTTCATGGTCCTGGCCGCGGTGGGCGAGCGGTGCGGCCTGGACCTGTACCGCTGGGCCTCGGCCACGGGCCAGTCCATCCGCCGGGCCCTGGACCACGCCGGGCCGTTCCTGGCCCAGGACCGCCCCATGAACGGCGCGTCCGAACCCGACTTCGACCCCCACCCGTACGTTCCCCTTTTCCGCCGCGCGGCTCTGGTGTATAAAGACACCCGTTATCTCGATTATCTGGACGCGCTGGATGCGAAGACCCTCGCCCGCCAGCCGTCCTTCATAGCATACTGAAACGATTACACGGACCGCCCCCTGCCGACCCGCCGAAGACGGCACCAAAAAGTTTAGGGAAGGAGAGGGGATGGGGGTCCGGGGGAAGGGGAGAGGGAACCCCTTTTCTCAAAGGGGTTCCCTCTCCCCTTCCCCCGGCCGCCGGAGGCACCACCACATGCTCGAACTGCTGCGCATTCGAAACCTGGCCCTCATCGAGGACGCTGAACTGGAGTTCTCGCCCGGCCTGAACGCCCTGACCGGCGAGACCGGCGCGGGCAAGTCCTTCATCATGCGCGCCGTGGACTTCCTCATGGGCGAGCGCATGGACAAGAAGCTGGTCCGGCCCGGCGCGGAAAAGGCCACGGTGGAGGCGCTCTTCGTCCTGCCAGAGGGCGAGGCCGTGATCCGGCGCGAGCTGTCCGCCGAGACCGGGCGCAGCCGGGTCTACGTCAACGACGCCCTGTCCTCCCAGCCGACCATCCGCGACATGGGCGCGCAGCTGGTCATCCACACCTCGCAGCACGGGCAGCAGAAGCTGCTCTCCCCGGCCTTCCAGGCCGAGATCCTGGACTCCTTCCTGCCGGACCCGTCCCTGCTCGCCGAGCGCAACGACCGGCTGGCCGTGCTCAACGACGTGCTCGAACGCAAGCGGCGCCTGTCCGAGAAATTCGACGACCTCCAGAAGCAGCGCGAGTTCCTGGAATACCAGAAAAAGGAAATCGAGTCCGTGGACCCGCAGCCGGACGAGGAGGACGACCTTGAGGAGCGCAAGAAAATCCTCAAGGACCGCGAGCGGGCGGGCGAGTGCCTCCAGAACGCCCTGGACATCCTGCACGGCGAGGTCGGCATGCTCGACGCCATGACCCTGCTCAACCGCGAGATGGAGATCATCGCCCGGCTCTTCCCCGGCTTCGAGGAGGACCGCGAGGCCGTGGAGACCTTCCGCATGCGCCTGCACGACCTGGACAACCGGCTGCGACGCGGCCCCTCGGATTTCGACGACGACGATCCCATGTCCCTGGACGACATCGAGGCGCGCCTGTTCGCCCTGGCCCGGCTCAAACGCAAGCTGCGGCGCGGCCTGGACGAAATCGTTGACATGAAGGCCGAAATCGACGAAAGCCTCTCCTTCCTCGACGCCTGCGCCCTGGACATGAAGAGCCTGGGCCGCGAGGAGGACAAGGCCGCCGCCGGTCTCCGGGAGGTCCTGGAAAAGCTCAACAAGGCGCGGAAAAAGGCGGCCGGAGAGCTGGCCATCCGCATAGTGGACGAGCTGACCGACCTGGGTTTCTCCGAGCACGTCAAGGTCCACTTCGAATTCGACGCCCGGGAGCTCTACCCCGGCTGCGAGGACATGCGCGGGCGGCTCATGTGGGTGCCCAACCCGGGCCAGCCCGCCCAGCCCCTGGACAAGATCGCCTCGGGCGGCGAGCTCTCCCGGTTCCTGCTCGCCCTGGTGACCATGCGAGGCCACGGCGACCAGGACGGACAGACCAAGGACGCCCGGCCCTCGCTCATCTTCGACGAGGTGGACGCGGGCATCGGCGGCCTGACGCTCAACTCCGTGGGCAAGAAGCTTCGCAACCTGGCCGACCGCCAGCAGATGCTGCTCATCACCCACTGGCCGCAACTGGCCCGCATGGCCGACCGCCACTTCCTCATCAAGAAGGAGGTCGTGGACAACGCCACCTACACCCGGTGCGAACGGCTCGAGGGCGGCGACATCAAGTGCGAGCTGGCCCGCATGGCCGGAGGCGGTGAACAGGGCGCGGCCCTGGCCGAGAAATTGTGCAAGTAGGACGGAGGATGCCTCCGGCGGCTGGAGGAAGGGGAGGAAAAACCCTTTGAAAAGGGTTGGTTCCTCCCCTTCCCCCAGCCCCCCATCCCCTCCTTTTCCTAAACTTTTTGCGCGCGCTGCGCGCGGGGGTGGTCGTGACCAATCTGTTCATTTCGCTCTACATAAAGTGGTTCTTTCTGCTGACGCCGTTCTTCGTGCTGTCCGTGTTCCTGTCCCTGACCGAGGAGATGGACAAGCGGGCGCAGCATCGGCTGGCCATCCGGACCACCACGGCGGTGCTGGTCATTTCGCTGGTGCTCTACTTCGCCGGGAACCCCATCTTCTCCACCCTGGGGATCACCCTGGACGGGTTCCGCGTGGGGGCCGGGGCGCTGCTCTTCCTGTCGGCGGTGTCGCTGGTCTCGGGCAAAAAGCAGCGGCCCGAGCCCGAGGACGATGCGGACGTGGCCGTGGTTCCGCTGGCCATGCCCATCACCGTGGGACCGGCGACCATCGGCACCCTGCTCATCCTGGGCGCGGAGCTGTCCACCCCGGAGCAGAAGCTGACCGGCGCGGGCGCCCTGGTCTGCGCCTGCCTGTCCGTGGGCATCATCCTGTTCTCCGCCTCCTCCCTGAAGCGGGTCATCGGGCGCATGGGGCTCAACGTCCTGACCAAGATCACCGGCCTGGTCCTGTCGGCCATGGCCGCCCAGATCGCCTTCACCGGCGTGCGCAATTTCATGTCCTGAGTCGGGCCGATTCCCCATGGACGGGCCCCGATTTCGGGCCTATCGTCGCCCCATGCCCCGTCTCCCGCTCCTGCCCCTGCTCCTGACCCTGATCCCCGCTCTGCTGGCCTGGCCCGCCAAGGCCGTTCAGGCGCGCGACGCGCTCGTCCTGAGCGCGGCCCCGGCCGAACCCGTAATCGAGGGCATGGCCGTGCTCCGGGAGGCCTACGCCCGGCTCGGCATCCAGGTGATCTTCCGCGACTACCCGGCGCGACGCGGACTGGCCGAGGCCGACGCGGGCGGGGCCGACGGTGAGGCCGCGCGCATGGGCGGACTGGGCAGTGAGCTGCCCAACCTGATCCAGGTGCGGCCGTCCATCGTCTCGGTCCAGGGGGTGGCCGTGACCTGCGACCCGGACCTGACCATCCGCGACCGGCGCGACCTCGTGCCCCTCAGGATCGGCGTGCACACCGGCCTCCGGCTGTCCGACAAGCTGGTCCAGGGACTGGACCGCGTGACCCAGGGACACTGGGACCAGCTCTTCCACCTGCTCTACCTCGGCCGCCTGGACGTGATCATCGGCTACGACGGCATCGAACGCACCCAGGCCGGGCACCCCGGCGCCGAGCGCCTCCGGGTCATCCGGCCCGTGCGCTGGCGGGTCCCCCTGTACCACTACCTGAACCGCCGCCACGCGGACCTGGTGCCCCGGCTCGAGGCCGTGCTCGAACGCATGCGGATCAACGGCGAGATGGCCCGTCTGCGCGCCGGGGCCGGTGCCGCGCACCAGCGCCCCGCCGAATGACCTCCCCCCTCCGAACATGGACCCGGGGGCGATCCGGGTGTATGTTCAGGGCATGCGCATCATCCTGTTCTGCATCTTCGCTCTGCTCCTGGGCGCTCCGGCCTGGGCCCAGGACCATCTGGTCTTCGGCTACGGCGGCAGCGCATTGTCCGAGAACTCGCTCAAGGTGCTCAAGGAGGCCTACAAGCGTCTCGGCATCACGATCGAGGGGCGGCAGATGCCTGCGGCCCGCTCCCTGGAAATGGCCGAGGGCGGCCTGGTGGACGGCGAGGTCAACCGCATCCGGGCCATCGAGGAGGAGTATCCCCATCTTCTGCGCATCGACGTGCCGGTGAACCGGCTGGAAGGGGTCGTCGTGACCTGCAACTCCCGCCTGGAGCACGTCACCATGGAGGCCGTGCGCAAGCTGCACCTGGGCATCAAGATCGGCAACCGCTACGCCGAGATGCTGACCGACGGCATGCCCGACGTGGTCCGCCTGCCGCGCGAGGACCGGCTGATGATCCTGCTCCTGGAGGGACGGCTGGACGCCCTGCTGGTGGACCGCGCCTGGGCCGAAAGCGAGCTGGCCAAGCCGGGAATGCAATGCCTGCGCATCAACGAACCGCCCGTGATCGTCGTGCCGCTCTACCACTACCTGAACAACAGCCACGCCGACCTGGTCCCACGGATCACCGGCGAACTCAGGGCCATGCACGATTCCGGCGAGATCGACCGCATCCTCGGAGACATCCGCCCGCGCTGACGTCACCCCCTTTACACCCGGCGCGAACTGCCCTAAAAATTGGTTGCCATGACAACCGATTCACCCCTGACCTTCGAACACGGCTATGACATCCGCTCCTACGAACCGCGCCCCGACGGCCGCGTGTCCGTGACCGCCATCTGCAACCAGTTGCAGGACGCGGCCTCGCGCCATGCGGACCGCCTCGGCTTCGGCCACCACGACCTGGAACAGAGCGGCCACTTCTGGATTCTGGCCCGGCTGCACCTCATGGTGGACCGGCTGCCCGGCTTCGGCGGACGCACGAGCATCCTGACCTGGCCCTCGGGCAACGAGCGGCTGGTGGCCCTGCGCGACTTCCTGGTCTTCGACGAGGACGGGGCGATGGGCCGGGCGACCACCTCCTGGGTGACCATGAACACCCGTACCCACCGCCCGGACGCGCCCGACACCGTGCTCAACGAACGGTTCATCCCGGACCGCCAGCACGCCCTGACCTTTCCGACCAAGGCCGTGACCCGGCTGAAGCAGGGCGAGCACCGCGCGGACCTCACCGCCCGGCGCTCGGACGTGGACATCAACGGTCACGTGAACAACGTGAAATACCTGGAATACTGCTTCGAGGCCGTGCCCGTCGAGTGGATCGGCGAACACCGCTGCCACGGGGTGGACATCCAGTTCCGCAGCGAGACCTTCCCCGGCGACGCCCTTGTCTCGGCCTGCGCCCCGGACGAGCCGGACCAGGGTCTGGACACCTTCCTGCACAGCCTGACCAGGGCGTCGGACGGCCGCGAGGTCGTGCGCATGCGCTCCTGGTGGAAACGGCCGTGAGCGCGGACATCGGCCTGCGCTTCGACACGAACGGCGTGGACTGGGCCGAGGCGGCCGCAATCTTCGAGCGCGCCCCGCTGGGCACCCGCGAACCCGACACCCTGCGCCGGACCTTCGAGAACAGCGACCTGACCTGCTTCGCCCGGGACGGGGAACGGCTGGTGGGCATCGCCCGCGCCCTGAGCGACCGGACGGTGCAATCGGTCATCTACGACCTGTGCATGCTCCCGGAATACCAGGGCAAGGGGCTGGGCACGCGGATGATGCGGGCCATGCTTGAGCGGCTGGGCACGCCCAGCTGCGTGCTCTGGGCCGTGCCGGGCAAGGAACCGTTCTACGCCCGCCTGGGCTTTCACCCCATGCTCACGGCCATGGCCCTGAGCGACGACCCCGAGGGGGCCGCGGCCAGGGGCTACATCACGCTGTGACGCGCTCGGCCATGACCTGGGCCAGCAGCGCGGTCAGGGCCTGGTCGTAGCGCTTGCCGTCCCCGGCGAGCATGCGCACGGCCTCGGCCGTGTCCCTGGCCGAGCGGTGGGGCCTGTCCCCGACGATGGCCGAGAAGGAGTCGGCCACGGCGCACAGCCTGCCCGTGGTCGAGATGCCCCCGTCGAACCGCCGCGCCGGGTAGCCCGAGCCGTCCAGCCGCTCGTGGTGCTGGTCCATGCACTCCAGAATGATCGGGTCCTGAATCTTGAGCCGACGGACCATGTTCAGCCCTGCCTCGATGTGCCGCTCGATGGACTCCCGGTCCCGGCGGACCAGGTAGCGCTCCTTGTCGCGGATGAACTTCGGAACCATGACCATGCCCAGGTCGTGGAGCAGCAGCCCGAGGATCAGGCTGATGAGCACGGTCTTCTCCACCTTGCCCCCGGTCAGGCGCAGGTACAGGGCCAGGCCGATGAGCATGGTGTTCACCGAGTGCACGGCCAGGTCGTAGTCCCGCTCCAGGGTGTGGGTCAGGAAGGCCACCCGGCCGGGA
Proteins encoded:
- a CDS encoding substrate-binding periplasmic protein, which codes for MPRLPLLPLLLTLIPALLAWPAKAVQARDALVLSAAPAEPVIEGMAVLREAYARLGIQVIFRDYPARRGLAEADAGGADGEAARMGGLGSELPNLIQVRPSIVSVQGVAVTCDPDLTIRDRRDLVPLRIGVHTGLRLSDKLVQGLDRVTQGHWDQLFHLLYLGRLDVIIGYDGIERTQAGHPGAERLRVIRPVRWRVPLYHYLNRRHADLVPRLEAVLERMRINGEMARLRAGAGAAHQRPAE
- a CDS encoding substrate-binding periplasmic protein, translated to MRIILFCIFALLLGAPAWAQDHLVFGYGGSALSENSLKVLKEAYKRLGITIEGRQMPAARSLEMAEGGLVDGEVNRIRAIEEEYPHLLRIDVPVNRLEGVVVTCNSRLEHVTMEAVRKLHLGIKIGNRYAEMLTDGMPDVVRLPREDRLMILLLEGRLDALLVDRAWAESELAKPGMQCLRINEPPVIVVPLYHYLNNSHADLVPRITGELRAMHDSGEIDRILGDIRPR
- a CDS encoding acyl-[acyl-carrier-protein] thioesterase, which gives rise to MTTDSPLTFEHGYDIRSYEPRPDGRVSVTAICNQLQDAASRHADRLGFGHHDLEQSGHFWILARLHLMVDRLPGFGGRTSILTWPSGNERLVALRDFLVFDEDGAMGRATTSWVTMNTRTHRPDAPDTVLNERFIPDRQHALTFPTKAVTRLKQGEHRADLTARRSDVDINGHVNNVKYLEYCFEAVPVEWIGEHRCHGVDIQFRSETFPGDALVSACAPDEPDQGLDTFLHSLTRASDGREVVRMRSWWKRP
- a CDS encoding GNAT family N-acetyltransferase, whose amino-acid sequence is MSADIGLRFDTNGVDWAEAAAIFERAPLGTREPDTLRRTFENSDLTCFARDGERLVGIARALSDRTVQSVIYDLCMLPEYQGKGLGTRMMRAMLERLGTPSCVLWAVPGKEPFYARLGFHPMLTAMALSDDPEGAAARGYITL
- a CDS encoding HD-GYP domain-containing protein, which encodes MAEHPDSGALSETYLQISPNILASFPKFRPPVDLYVFDPSVGRTGRYIRGGERLSRDGQAEVARYAEEGLLYLLRDDYRIYAEHLSRKLGLLLVEEGFQPQEVAEIFFIALRNRMAEFLNQPTEDTLEALRTDVAILAEYIWIDPGRVAFLTHTLERDYDLAVHSVNTMLIGLALYLRLTGGKVEKTVLISLILGLLLHDLGMVMVPKFIRDKERYLVRRDRESIERHIEAGLNMVRRLKIQDPIILECMDQHHERLDGSGYPARRFDGGISTTGRLCAVADSFSAIVGDRPHRSARDTAEAVRMLAGDGKRYDQALTALLAQVMAERVTA